A window from Opitutia bacterium ISCC 52 encodes these proteins:
- a CDS encoding phosphatidate cytidylyltransferase: MGKRIISTVALWSLLACLLYFWRLTAAVWLITVLAVVAQNEVYNMARNLGWKAYRVLGLIIGGCLPLATYYEEFLHNYTGGVVDDATVMAVGFTVCALASIRNREIKDNFQRIGGTFFGILLIPYMLTFFIRIVELFPHESMGLAAGIWVVIVGKFSDVGGLLFGSWLGKNKMAPKISPAKTWEGFLGGIFTSATLGFLAVFLFPDYFPTGFKPWIAAICALPIAAMAVLSDLIESVIKRQAEVKDSGKSIPGIGGAFDLVDSLLLSAPVAFILLSFFAY; the protein is encoded by the coding sequence GTGGGCAAAAGAATCATCAGTACCGTTGCTCTCTGGAGCCTGCTCGCGTGCCTTCTCTATTTTTGGAGACTGACGGCCGCAGTCTGGCTGATTACCGTCCTCGCCGTGGTTGCTCAAAATGAGGTCTACAATATGGCCAGGAATCTGGGATGGAAGGCCTACCGAGTTTTGGGACTGATCATCGGTGGCTGCTTGCCACTTGCCACTTACTACGAAGAATTTTTGCACAATTACACGGGGGGGGTCGTGGATGATGCTACGGTAATGGCAGTAGGATTTACCGTTTGTGCCCTCGCCAGTATCAGGAATCGTGAAATCAAGGACAACTTTCAACGAATTGGCGGTACCTTTTTTGGAATCCTACTAATCCCCTACATGCTAACCTTCTTCATAAGGATAGTGGAGCTGTTTCCTCACGAATCCATGGGACTGGCAGCAGGCATCTGGGTAGTTATAGTTGGAAAGTTCTCAGATGTCGGTGGATTGTTATTTGGCAGTTGGCTGGGAAAAAACAAAATGGCACCCAAAATCAGTCCTGCCAAAACCTGGGAAGGCTTCCTCGGCGGAATATTCACATCCGCGACTTTAGGCTTTCTAGCCGTATTTCTCTTTCCGGACTATTTCCCCACAGGATTTAAGCCTTGGATTGCTGCCATTTGCGCATTGCCGATCGCGGCAATGGCAGTCCTTTCCGACCTTATTGAGTCCGTTATCAAACGACAAGCCGAGGTCAAAGACAGCGGGAAATCCATACCGGGAATCGGAGGTGCCTTCGATCTGGTAGATAGCCTCCTATTGAGCGCACCCGTCGCGTTCATACTTCTGTCGTTTTTTGCATACTGA
- a CDS encoding 1-deoxy-D-xylulose-5-phosphate reductoisomerase, with product MSEALKKIVILGATGSIGENTLNVVRQHRDKIQIVGVACDRSYQKLAAICDEFDVQNAAIFNEEAFDEAEKSDRFHNKNLLCGLEGLVQLSCMKEVDTVLVAVVGTLGLQPALKAVQHGKDLALASKEILVMAGKFFTEAVKEAHVRLLPVDSEHNAIFQCLHGESTASLDRIILTASGGMFRDRDLKSFDSITPEEATQHPNWSMGRKITVDSATMANKGLEVIEAHWLFNLPGNKIKVMIHPESIIHSLVEFVDGSILAQLSPPSMTFAIQHALLYPLRTHRTEPSLDFEERINLDLSPPDLERYPCLRLAYESLESSGISPTTFNAANEIGVDAFLKKEIGFTTISKIIEKTLEKTRNREPESLQEVIQADQEARSLATRYLNDF from the coding sequence ATGAGTGAAGCTCTGAAGAAAATTGTTATCCTGGGGGCAACAGGATCCATAGGTGAGAATACACTCAATGTGGTTCGACAGCACCGAGATAAAATCCAGATTGTGGGCGTTGCATGCGATCGGTCCTACCAAAAATTAGCGGCCATTTGCGACGAATTCGATGTTCAAAACGCGGCCATTTTCAACGAAGAAGCATTCGACGAAGCAGAGAAATCCGATCGTTTTCATAATAAAAACCTTCTTTGCGGTCTTGAAGGCTTAGTCCAACTGTCGTGCATGAAGGAAGTCGATACCGTGCTGGTAGCCGTCGTTGGAACGCTGGGATTACAACCCGCCTTGAAAGCAGTTCAACACGGGAAAGACCTGGCACTTGCAAGCAAGGAAATCCTAGTCATGGCCGGGAAATTTTTCACAGAGGCAGTCAAGGAGGCCCATGTTCGACTTCTGCCCGTAGACAGTGAACACAATGCCATATTTCAATGTCTCCATGGTGAATCCACTGCTTCCCTCGACCGCATCATCCTTACCGCTTCGGGGGGTATGTTTCGAGACCGTGATCTAAAATCATTCGATAGCATTACACCCGAAGAAGCCACCCAGCATCCAAATTGGAGTATGGGCAGAAAAATTACCGTCGATTCAGCAACGATGGCCAACAAAGGCTTGGAAGTCATTGAAGCTCACTGGCTATTCAATTTACCGGGCAATAAGATCAAGGTAATGATCCACCCAGAAAGTATTATTCACTCCTTGGTGGAATTTGTGGATGGCTCCATCCTCGCACAACTAAGCCCACCTTCTATGACTTTCGCCATCCAACACGCGCTCCTCTATCCACTTCGGACCCATAGGACAGAGCCGAGTTTGGACTTTGAGGAACGAATAAACCTGGATTTAAGCCCACCTGACCTCGAACGCTACCCCTGCCTTCGCCTGGCATACGAGAGCCTTGAAAGCAGTGGCATTTCACCTACTACCTTTAATGCCGCTAACGAAATAGGGGTTGATGCATTTCTGAAAAAGGAGATTGGCTTCACTACAATTTCCAAAATCATTGAGAAAACTTTAGAAAAAACGCGAAACCGTGAACCTGAAAGCTTACAAGAAGTCATTCAAGCTGACCAGGAAGCTCGCAGTCTAGCTACCCGTTATCTGAACGACTTTTAA
- a CDS encoding site-2 protease family protein, which translates to MEILTNFKALAMVFLFFGASIFVHELGHFLAARWRGLKVTRFSIGFGPKLFSWTRNGVEYIVAALPIGGYVALPQLGHMEIIEGEAEEVDPVKISWSSKVIVLVAGAFFNVLFALCLGLWLFQLGGRPEPVYYDVTELGAISESIAISEDEIVPNPAYQAGLRQGDKILSIDGTSVSLWKNVAKRIVFGTLRSDDGRPLSQFKVQRGSEVLEFEVYPVVGGPENMRMVGISPQLPEKLPALIHYTYEGFPADIANILPGDEIVSFDGNPVDSRDQIASYIRDRLDQPIALEVSREGETFSTTVTPKLAVPRKGEAPSPMIGVGWGLPDILVKESPVALVKSAVSETLETLQKLINPRSDIRLSHMSGPVGMGNIIYQTAKRDFRWVLFIVIIINVNLAIINLLPIPVLDGGHITFATIEKFRGRALPENVMMSLQGSFVILLLSLMLYVTVFDGKRISRERADVKASSTDSTQPQLVTEEDSPTGQP; encoded by the coding sequence ATGGAAATACTCACAAATTTCAAAGCGCTCGCAATGGTGTTCCTTTTCTTTGGAGCCTCCATATTCGTCCATGAATTAGGCCACTTTCTGGCTGCTCGTTGGCGAGGACTAAAAGTAACCCGCTTTTCAATCGGCTTTGGCCCGAAACTCTTTAGTTGGACACGAAACGGAGTCGAATACATAGTCGCCGCACTTCCGATCGGCGGATACGTCGCGCTCCCCCAGCTCGGCCACATGGAAATCATCGAAGGAGAGGCTGAAGAAGTAGATCCCGTTAAAATTTCCTGGAGCTCTAAGGTCATCGTTCTCGTAGCAGGTGCCTTTTTCAACGTTCTGTTCGCCTTATGCCTAGGACTCTGGCTGTTCCAGTTAGGCGGTAGACCAGAACCCGTTTACTATGACGTCACAGAACTGGGGGCAATTAGTGAATCCATCGCTATCTCAGAAGATGAAATCGTTCCTAATCCTGCCTACCAAGCCGGACTTCGCCAGGGCGATAAGATTCTCTCCATTGATGGGACATCAGTTTCACTTTGGAAGAATGTAGCAAAAAGAATCGTTTTTGGAACCCTTCGCTCAGACGACGGGAGACCTCTATCGCAATTTAAAGTCCAAAGAGGTTCAGAAGTTCTTGAATTTGAAGTCTATCCAGTTGTCGGAGGTCCTGAGAATATGAGAATGGTGGGAATTAGCCCCCAACTGCCAGAAAAACTACCTGCCTTGATACACTATACCTACGAAGGATTCCCTGCTGATATCGCAAATATTCTTCCTGGAGATGAAATCGTTAGCTTCGATGGAAATCCAGTAGACTCCAGAGATCAAATCGCCAGCTATATTCGCGATAGACTCGACCAACCCATCGCACTTGAAGTTTCTCGCGAAGGTGAGACGTTTTCCACAACAGTAACTCCAAAACTAGCAGTCCCAAGAAAAGGAGAAGCTCCCTCACCCATGATCGGTGTGGGCTGGGGACTTCCAGACATTCTAGTTAAAGAATCGCCGGTGGCATTAGTCAAATCAGCGGTGAGTGAGACCTTAGAAACACTGCAAAAACTAATTAACCCAAGATCCGACATAAGGTTGAGCCACATGAGCGGACCCGTCGGTATGGGGAACATCATCTACCAAACCGCAAAACGAGATTTTAGGTGGGTTCTGTTCATCGTAATCATCATCAATGTAAATTTGGCCATTATTAATCTACTCCCGATTCCTGTACTGGATGGTGGACATATCACATTTGCGACGATTGAGAAATTCCGAGGACGAGCATTGCCAGAAAACGTTATGATGAGCCTGCAAGGCTCCTTCGTAATACTGCTTCTTTCTCTTATGCTTTATGTAACTGTATTTGATGGGAAACGTATATCACGAGAACGGGCAGATGTGAAAGCAAGCTCGACTGATTCTACACAGCCTCAACTTGTAACAGAAGAAGATTCTCCGACTGGTCAGCCATGA
- the ispG gene encoding (E)-4-hydroxy-3-methylbut-2-enyl-diphosphate synthase, whose product MTQYCSSRFTSVRRNTREVKVGSVGVGGSNPIRIQSMTTTLTTDVAATVKQARALVEAGCEIVRITAPNVTAAEALGPIRDALRKDKIQVPLVADIHFLPSAAMEAVEHVEKVRINPGNYADKKKFAIREYSDNEYDIEIERLYEVFTPLVLRCKELGRSMRIGTNHGSLSDRIMNRFGDSPLGMVESALEFIRIAESHNYKDIILSMKASNPKVMIQAYRLVVAKMDEEDMNYPLHLGVTEAGDGEDGRIKSAIGIGSLLMDGLGDTIRVSLTEDPVYEIPVAKALAEKTRTLWRSTKDALDATETIDPFDFTRRAISPIKISESVSTGSNIPPSVFIKAPGNLNIAESFVQLSQIARSRSTKDTPLEGWLIELKNTEDIKAVLSEENLPDSNTGLILEIEGKLAFDPESLDPLLKSDLSIIPAISLHNNRVSTIEAWIKWTFKHSIPLALGINAGLLAKNSHLFLSNDLPDLIVWADYQDSKVHNLGEHRLLSSVLESIHLKASIWIRCKSDTYISQDAGFLNDLLEASLISGGLLADGIGDILSIESVGDPRKALSLAYNTLQGAGARISKTEYVACPSCGRTLFDLQKTTQKIREATDHLKGVKIAVMGCIVNGPGEMADADFGYVGGAPGKVNLYIGKDCVEYHVQEDKAVSHLIDLIRTEGKWVDPDPELK is encoded by the coding sequence ATGACCCAGTACTGCTCCTCCAGATTCACTTCCGTACGAAGAAACACCCGAGAGGTAAAAGTCGGTAGTGTAGGCGTAGGCGGATCAAATCCCATACGGATTCAGTCGATGACTACAACATTGACGACCGACGTGGCGGCAACCGTAAAACAAGCCAGAGCACTTGTAGAAGCTGGCTGCGAGATTGTCAGAATTACGGCCCCGAATGTAACCGCAGCAGAAGCGCTGGGCCCTATCCGAGATGCCTTGCGCAAAGACAAAATCCAAGTCCCTTTAGTAGCCGACATTCATTTTCTACCCTCAGCGGCCATGGAGGCGGTCGAACATGTTGAGAAAGTCAGAATCAATCCTGGCAACTATGCAGACAAAAAGAAGTTCGCCATTCGGGAGTATTCAGACAACGAATACGATATCGAAATAGAGCGCCTTTACGAAGTATTTACTCCCTTAGTGCTTAGATGCAAAGAGCTGGGGCGATCCATGAGAATTGGAACCAACCACGGCTCACTATCCGATCGAATCATGAATCGGTTTGGAGATTCCCCATTAGGAATGGTCGAATCTGCGCTGGAATTCATTCGAATCGCGGAATCTCACAATTACAAAGATATCATCCTGTCCATGAAGGCCAGTAATCCGAAGGTGATGATCCAAGCCTATCGATTAGTTGTAGCAAAGATGGATGAAGAGGACATGAACTATCCACTTCACCTAGGAGTAACTGAAGCGGGAGACGGTGAGGATGGTAGAATTAAAAGTGCCATAGGAATAGGAAGCCTACTCATGGACGGACTAGGCGATACTATAAGGGTATCTTTAACAGAAGACCCCGTCTATGAAATCCCCGTTGCAAAGGCACTTGCCGAAAAAACCAGAACATTGTGGCGGTCCACTAAAGACGCGCTCGATGCAACAGAAACTATCGATCCTTTTGATTTCACAAGGCGCGCCATTTCACCCATTAAGATCTCAGAATCTGTCTCCACAGGCTCGAACATACCTCCAAGCGTATTTATTAAGGCCCCAGGTAACTTAAATATCGCAGAATCATTCGTTCAACTAAGCCAAATAGCTCGCTCAAGAAGCACCAAAGACACTCCCCTAGAAGGTTGGCTGATAGAACTGAAAAATACAGAAGATATTAAAGCAGTTTTAAGCGAAGAGAATCTCCCTGACAGCAACACGGGCCTTATTCTAGAAATAGAAGGCAAGCTGGCTTTTGACCCAGAGTCCCTAGATCCGCTACTAAAGTCAGACCTTTCTATTATCCCAGCGATTTCACTCCACAACAATAGGGTTTCCACAATAGAGGCGTGGATCAAATGGACCTTCAAACATTCAATTCCCTTAGCCCTAGGAATAAATGCCGGTTTGCTGGCCAAAAACAGTCACTTATTTTTATCTAACGATCTACCAGACCTCATTGTTTGGGCAGATTACCAAGACTCGAAAGTGCATAATCTAGGGGAACATCGGCTTCTGTCTTCAGTACTGGAATCCATCCATCTTAAAGCCTCTATCTGGATTCGATGCAAATCAGATACCTATATCAGCCAGGACGCAGGCTTTCTGAATGATCTACTCGAAGCATCCTTAATTTCAGGCGGGCTTCTTGCAGATGGGATCGGAGATATTCTCAGCATTGAGTCAGTAGGAGATCCAAGGAAGGCGCTCTCCCTGGCATACAACACACTTCAAGGAGCTGGTGCACGCATTTCAAAAACAGAATACGTTGCCTGCCCTAGTTGCGGCAGAACTTTGTTCGATCTTCAGAAAACGACACAAAAAATAAGAGAAGCCACTGATCACCTCAAAGGAGTCAAAATTGCAGTAATGGGTTGCATAGTAAATGGCCCAGGAGAAATGGCCGATGCTGATTTCGGATATGTGGGCGGCGCTCCGGGAAAGGTAAACCTATATATAGGGAAAGATTGCGTTGAATACCATGTTCAAGAAGACAAAGCTGTCAGTCATTTAATTGATCTAATCCGGACCGAAGGCAAGTGGGTCGACCCCGATCCTGAACTAAAATAA
- the rph gene encoding ribonuclease PH: MDTNEDFERPDGRAIDQLRELTFTPDFAPNADGSVLCAFGNTKVICAASIDNNVPRWMKAQGVKGGWSTAEYSMLPYSTLDRKSRDISRGKQDGRTVEIQRLIGRSLRAVLDLQKLGERTLWIDCDVLQADGGTRTASITGAYVACRMAIAKLLANGDIQEDPFNDTIAAVSVGVFKDQEILDLNYLEDRDASVDFNVVMTGKGNFVEVQGTGEEAVFSEQQLQNLLKLAKIGCTHISSSQQAVLNA; encoded by the coding sequence ATGGATACGAACGAGGATTTTGAACGGCCTGACGGAAGGGCGATAGATCAACTGAGAGAACTTACCTTCACTCCCGATTTTGCTCCAAATGCTGACGGATCAGTGCTTTGTGCATTTGGAAATACTAAGGTTATTTGCGCAGCATCCATTGATAATAATGTCCCTCGATGGATGAAAGCCCAGGGTGTAAAAGGAGGTTGGTCGACGGCGGAATATTCCATGCTCCCCTATTCAACTCTTGACCGAAAATCACGGGACATATCCAGAGGAAAACAAGATGGGCGCACAGTTGAAATTCAACGATTAATTGGTCGGTCATTAAGAGCAGTACTCGATCTCCAAAAACTCGGGGAACGCACACTGTGGATTGATTGCGATGTACTACAAGCAGATGGAGGGACACGAACCGCTTCCATTACCGGAGCCTATGTCGCATGTCGGATGGCCATCGCCAAATTACTGGCTAACGGAGACATCCAAGAAGATCCTTTCAACGATACCATTGCAGCGGTATCCGTTGGCGTATTCAAAGATCAAGAAATTTTGGACCTCAACTATCTAGAAGACCGTGACGCTTCAGTAGATTTTAATGTGGTTATGACCGGGAAGGGGAATTTCGTCGAAGTGCAAGGAACCGGGGAAGAAGCCGTTTTTAGCGAACAACAGCTTCAGAACCTTCTCAAGTTAGCCAAAATTGGCTGTACTCACATTTCTTCATCACAACAAGCAGTCCTAAACGCGTAG
- a CDS encoding peptide ABC transporter substrate-binding protein: protein MDLSTKKSKTLSIGNGREPVTLDPHKASSWADLRVIEGLFEGLVLLDPVSKEPVGGVADSWESWSQGRNWRFKIRKGANWSDGSRITAHDFVKSAQRMLGPSFGSDIVVHFLYPLRNAQAFHRGQINDFERVGIVAESDDSLLFELEYSSLAFLTQLSYFFPVKEKGSIEGHYFDGAYQWGRGDVRVSNGPYLLDSWTTNEQVVLRRNTNYWDSSNVSVDRIVFYPIENSLAEERAFRSGQIQVTSKVPSARMPWYVENHPELLRVEPRVGLFFIQLNHSVAPLDNIYVRRALAKSIDRKLIVGSVLKDGKKLAPRIAPSEVLDRSDDSDPLGYNPKQAQEFLHLAGFPDGSGFPRLQFAINTSVAYQALAEVVQFGWKENLGIEVEIVNQEWKALFKCGGIG, encoded by the coding sequence GTGGATTTATCGACTAAAAAATCTAAGACTCTTTCAATCGGTAATGGACGTGAGCCTGTTACGCTAGATCCGCATAAAGCTTCTTCATGGGCTGATTTGCGGGTGATTGAAGGATTGTTTGAAGGACTCGTTCTATTGGACCCCGTTTCAAAGGAGCCAGTGGGAGGTGTGGCTGATTCTTGGGAATCATGGAGCCAAGGGAGGAACTGGAGATTTAAGATTAGGAAAGGTGCAAATTGGTCTGATGGTTCACGGATTACAGCTCATGATTTTGTGAAGTCTGCTCAGCGTATGCTGGGTCCAAGTTTTGGGTCAGATATTGTCGTGCACTTTCTGTATCCCCTGCGAAATGCCCAAGCTTTTCATCGGGGGCAGATAAATGACTTCGAGCGGGTAGGGATAGTTGCGGAATCCGATGATTCCCTTCTCTTTGAGTTAGAGTATTCGAGTTTGGCCTTCCTTACGCAGTTGAGTTACTTCTTCCCGGTCAAAGAAAAAGGTTCAATTGAAGGTCACTATTTTGATGGCGCGTATCAATGGGGCAGGGGAGATGTGAGGGTTTCGAATGGTCCATATTTGTTGGACTCGTGGACTACAAACGAGCAGGTTGTGCTTCGGAGAAATACAAATTATTGGGATTCTTCGAATGTTTCAGTTGATCGGATTGTTTTTTATCCCATTGAGAATTCACTAGCTGAAGAACGCGCATTTAGAAGTGGTCAGATACAGGTTACTTCCAAGGTTCCTTCTGCCAGAATGCCCTGGTACGTAGAAAATCATCCAGAGCTACTTCGTGTTGAACCTCGTGTGGGGCTATTCTTTATTCAATTAAATCATTCGGTTGCGCCGCTTGATAATATTTATGTTAGGCGGGCACTGGCAAAGTCGATTGATCGAAAGTTGATTGTTGGATCTGTATTGAAGGATGGTAAAAAACTGGCCCCAAGAATTGCTCCGTCTGAGGTGTTGGACCGGTCCGATGATTCAGATCCGCTTGGTTATAATCCTAAGCAAGCGCAAGAATTTCTGCATCTTGCTGGTTTTCCGGATGGGAGCGGATTTCCTCGGTTGCAATTTGCGATCAATACTTCAGTGGCTTATCAGGCCCTGGCTGAGGTTGTTCAGTTTGGCTGGAAAGAGAACCTCGGTATTGAAGTTGAAATTGTAAATCAAGAATGGAAGGCACTTTTTAAGTGCGGTGGAATCGGGTGA
- a CDS encoding 1-acyl-sn-glycerol-3-phosphate acyltransferase, with protein MRFELDFPIIEDQYRAENKSIPWFSKKFPSLSFYRRMMGVVWKASRLAKKGQYDDQSWCKSSYDILKALERLGTKIDIQHLENLTKLQQPCVIIGNHMSTLETFLLPYLICPKKSLTFVIKEALTTYPVFKHIMISRNPVVVGRSNPKKDFLTVLNEGLDRIQNGYSVVVFPQTTRMIDFDKTQFNSIGIKLAKKAKVPVVPLALKTDCWGNGTLIKDFGSIDPSNAIHFDFGKPLEIQGNGRDQHETVISHIEICLQGWRTNNKD; from the coding sequence ATGAGATTCGAGCTGGATTTCCCAATAATAGAAGATCAATACCGGGCTGAAAATAAAAGTATACCTTGGTTTTCAAAGAAATTCCCTTCCCTATCGTTCTACCGCAGAATGATGGGAGTGGTGTGGAAGGCCTCCAGATTAGCAAAAAAAGGGCAATACGATGATCAAAGCTGGTGTAAAAGCAGCTACGATATCCTAAAAGCGCTTGAGCGGCTTGGAACCAAGATAGACATCCAACATTTAGAGAATCTGACCAAGCTCCAGCAGCCATGTGTAATCATCGGAAACCACATGAGCACCCTGGAAACATTCCTGCTTCCCTACCTGATCTGCCCCAAGAAGAGCTTAACATTCGTCATCAAGGAAGCGCTCACAACCTACCCTGTATTCAAACACATAATGATTTCCAGAAATCCGGTCGTTGTTGGCAGGAGCAATCCCAAAAAGGATTTCCTAACAGTCCTAAACGAAGGATTGGATAGAATCCAAAATGGATACAGTGTTGTCGTATTCCCCCAAACAACTCGCATGATAGACTTTGATAAGACTCAATTTAACTCCATAGGCATTAAACTAGCTAAGAAAGCCAAAGTTCCGGTCGTTCCACTAGCCCTTAAAACCGATTGCTGGGGCAACGGAACTCTTATAAAGGATTTTGGAAGCATCGATCCATCCAATGCCATTCATTTCGACTTCGGAAAACCCTTAGAAATTCAAGGGAATGGAAGAGACCAACATGAAACCGTAATTTCTCATATTGAAATTTGCCTCCAAGGTTGGAGGACAAACAATAAAGATTAA
- a CDS encoding class I SAM-dependent methyltransferase yields MPKSSPSQNYIQTYPTDQHAIDIFKSEWSSKFPESFGIDSGAVADLFNDQRIIWAEQEGVSFEDKTILELGPLEAGHTWMMDQRGAREILAIEAHERAYLKCLVVKEIGKITSARFLHGNFDEYLSTNKQQFDICLASGVLYHSTNPTNLLDQICSCCSTIILWTHYFDKEAIVKHGAELLQRFQEPYSIDYKDLKVTHYPFSYEEEASKDAFCGGLASNSIWLEKSDIKLVLETNGFNISAYGFDHPHHPNGPAVALIANKPQ; encoded by the coding sequence ATGCCTAAAAGCAGCCCATCTCAAAACTATATTCAAACTTATCCAACGGATCAGCATGCTATCGATATATTCAAATCCGAATGGTCCTCAAAATTCCCAGAATCATTCGGTATAGATTCAGGCGCCGTTGCTGACCTATTTAATGACCAAAGGATTATTTGGGCTGAACAGGAAGGAGTCAGTTTCGAGGATAAAACCATTCTCGAGCTAGGACCGCTAGAAGCGGGCCATACCTGGATGATGGACCAACGAGGTGCGCGAGAAATACTTGCAATTGAAGCGCATGAAAGGGCCTATTTAAAATGTCTGGTCGTTAAGGAAATTGGTAAGATTACCTCGGCTAGGTTTCTTCACGGAAACTTCGATGAATACCTGTCTACAAATAAGCAGCAGTTTGATATCTGCCTCGCTAGTGGGGTTCTATACCACTCAACAAATCCAACAAACTTGCTGGATCAGATATGCAGCTGCTGCAGCACGATCATTTTGTGGACTCACTATTTTGATAAAGAAGCAATTGTGAAGCACGGGGCTGAGCTATTACAACGGTTTCAGGAACCATACTCGATTGACTACAAGGATTTAAAAGTCACCCATTATCCGTTCTCCTATGAAGAGGAGGCTTCAAAGGATGCATTTTGCGGTGGACTGGCCTCCAACAGCATCTGGCTTGAAAAATCAGATATTAAATTGGTTTTAGAAACTAATGGATTCAATATTTCAGCCTACGGATTTGATCATCCCCATCACCCAAATGGACCAGCTGTAGCTTTAATAGCTAACAAGCCTCAATAA
- a CDS encoding fibronectin type III domain-containing protein: MSQKISKVACLSILGIGLAVSQLQAAVNINISAEKLKDPGGFSMAVDGVLILVADAAADGFGGPSDTAPVQADDVLLAAWDISTGGGGTPGAFLGSTGSLSFSGDWGAGDPLAIMWFPTSTTAAETPGAAVPYGMYTVTTGNPNGTDDWATPADGVSGHNLIFLTTDATILNPGGEADAADGISANVTPGAGPAAPSGIAGVADGLAITVTWTDNASDETGYRVERSLDGSGNWSILGEVGAGVTSYNDDSVEGSTSYQYRVLALRGPSQSDYDTSTAVESSAASARFTNLSTRALVETGDNILIASFQLSGGPLRVYSRVAGPDLAGAGITNFLSDPIMEFRRVSDNALIASNDNWKVNAVDQSSQQADIESTFIPPADDAESALIANLDTPGLYSIVVRGVNDVTGFANVELYEFPDPGEANPGKLTNLSTRARVGTGDDILIASFQVSGDAPQRIYSRVAGPALEGAGITEFLADPDLELRRFSDNALLSSNDNWKVNAADNSSQEAEITATFIPPANDVESALVATLAQNALYSLIVRGVSDGVGFANAEVYDYPE, from the coding sequence ATGAGCCAAAAAATTAGCAAAGTCGCATGCCTCTCGATTCTGGGAATCGGACTTGCAGTAAGTCAGCTTCAGGCAGCTGTTAATATTAATATTTCTGCTGAGAAGTTGAAAGACCCTGGAGGATTTTCAATGGCAGTCGATGGAGTGCTTATTCTCGTAGCAGATGCTGCTGCGGATGGATTTGGCGGTCCTTCTGACACGGCACCTGTTCAGGCTGACGATGTTTTGCTGGCAGCTTGGGATATCTCAACCGGAGGCGGTGGAACTCCAGGAGCTTTCCTGGGATCTACTGGAAGTCTAAGTTTCTCAGGCGACTGGGGAGCGGGGGATCCGCTCGCCATAATGTGGTTTCCAACATCGACGACTGCAGCTGAGACACCTGGTGCTGCAGTTCCTTATGGAATGTATACAGTTACAACAGGTAATCCAAATGGAACAGATGATTGGGCCACGCCTGCTGATGGTGTTTCTGGACACAATTTGATCTTTCTGACAACCGACGCTACTATTTTAAATCCCGGAGGTGAGGCGGATGCCGCTGATGGAATTTCCGCAAACGTAACTCCAGGAGCTGGCCCTGCTGCTCCTTCTGGAATTGCGGGTGTTGCTGATGGCTTGGCGATTACTGTTACTTGGACTGATAACGCTTCAGACGAAACCGGATATCGAGTTGAAAGATCTTTGGATGGATCTGGTAACTGGTCTATCTTGGGTGAAGTTGGAGCCGGAGTGACTTCTTATAATGATGATTCAGTAGAAGGAAGTACTTCATATCAATATAGAGTCCTCGCTCTGAGAGGTCCTTCTCAATCAGATTATGATACTTCTACTGCCGTAGAATCTTCTGCTGCTAGTGCAAGATTCACAAATCTTTCCACGCGTGCTTTGGTTGAAACCGGTGACAATATCCTGATCGCTTCATTCCAGCTTTCTGGAGGTCCACTTCGTGTGTATTCAAGAGTTGCAGGTCCGGACCTTGCGGGTGCGGGTATCACCAATTTCCTATCTGATCCAATTATGGAGTTTAGGAGAGTTAGTGATAATGCTCTTATCGCGTCTAACGATAACTGGAAGGTTAATGCAGTTGACCAGTCCAGCCAGCAAGCAGATATCGAATCAACTTTTATTCCTCCTGCAGATGATGCGGAATCCGCTCTGATTGCTAATTTGGATACTCCAGGCCTATATTCCATTGTGGTTCGAGGAGTAAACGACGTGACCGGATTCGCAAATGTTGAGCTATATGAATTTCCAGATCCAGGTGAAGCAAATCCAGGCAAGCTTACCAATCTTTCAACTCGGGCAAGAGTTGGCACTGGTGATGATATCTTGATTGCTTCATTCCAGGTCTCTGGTGATGCGCCTCAGAGAATCTATTCTCGGGTAGCAGGACCTGCGTTAGAGGGTGCGGGGATTACAGAGTTTTTAGCTGATCCTGATCTGGAGCTAAGACGCTTTAGTGATAATGCACTGCTTTCCTCGAATGATAATTGGAAAGTAAATGCGGCCGACAATTCTAGCCAAGAGGCTGAAATTACAGCTACCTTTATTCCACCTGCCAACGATGTTGAATCAGCATTGGTTGCTACATTAGCACAAAATGCACTCTACTCTCTCATTGTAAGAGGAGTAAGTGACGGGGTAGGTTTCGCAAACGCTGAAGTTTACGACTATCCTGAGTAA